A window of the Deltaproteobacteria bacterium genome harbors these coding sequences:
- a CDS encoding transaldolase, whose product MSIKIFADGANLQEMLALYRNDKRITGFTTNPTLMKKAGITNYEAFAREVLATITHLPISFEVFSDDLPEMERQALKIASWGNNVYVKIPVTNTKGISTGPVLKKLSQKNVKLNVTAVFTLEQVSEILGNLSSGVPSIISIFGGRIANAGVDPMPILAESVKVAKRNPACEILWASPREAFNVLQAEACGCHIITITPDILTTMKSFGKDLGQFSLETVQMFYRDAQSAGYTL is encoded by the coding sequence ATGAGTATAAAAATCTTCGCTGATGGGGCCAATTTGCAGGAAATGCTGGCCCTTTATCGGAACGATAAAAGAATAACCGGTTTTACAACTAATCCGACCCTCATGAAAAAAGCAGGGATTACAAATTACGAGGCCTTTGCCCGAGAGGTCCTTGCAACGATTACTCACCTCCCTATTTCTTTTGAGGTATTTTCGGATGATCTTCCCGAAATGGAACGGCAGGCGCTCAAAATTGCCTCTTGGGGCAATAATGTCTATGTCAAAATCCCTGTCACCAACACAAAAGGAATTTCAACAGGACCTGTATTAAAGAAATTATCTCAAAAAAACGTAAAGCTTAATGTCACCGCTGTTTTTACTCTCGAACAGGTCTCAGAAATCCTAGGCAACCTCTCTTCGGGTGTCCCCTCGATTATTTCTATCTTCGGGGGACGCATTGCCAATGCCGGTGTTGATCCGATGCCAATTCTCGCTGAATCTGTCAAGGTTGCCAAAAGGAATCCTGCCTGTGAAATTCTATGGGCCAGCCCCCGCGAGGCATTCAATGTTTTGCAAGCGGAGGCCTGTGGTTGTCACATCATCACGATTACACCGGATATCCTGACAACTATGAAGTCGTTTGGAAAGGATTTGGGGCAATTTTCCCTCGAGACTGTCCAAATGTTTTATCGTGACGCCCAGTCGGCCGGATATACACTGTGA
- a CDS encoding sugar transferase, with product MSTTRILKRLFDLVASFCLLVLLSPFFLLVMLLILMTSGRPVFYRWNVLGKNGKPFTGYKFRTMVVNADQMKESLLAYNEMNGPAFKIKDDPRVTKLGRCLRKYSLDEIPQIWSVLTGDMSLVGPRPPSQEEFSQFEEWQKRKLSVTPGMTCLWQVNGRNDISNFSDWAKLDLEYIDNWSLLLDFKILLKTIPTVISGRGAS from the coding sequence ATGAGTACAACTCGAATTCTTAAGAGGCTGTTTGACCTTGTCGCTTCCTTTTGCCTCCTTGTTCTCTTGTCGCCATTTTTTTTGCTTGTCATGCTATTAATTCTGATGACCTCGGGACGCCCTGTTTTTTACCGTTGGAACGTTTTGGGTAAAAATGGGAAGCCATTTACAGGGTATAAATTTAGAACGATGGTGGTGAATGCAGATCAGATGAAGGAATCATTGCTAGCCTATAATGAAATGAACGGTCCCGCTTTCAAAATTAAAGATGACCCACGCGTGACAAAGCTGGGCCGGTGCCTCAGAAAATATAGCTTGGACGAAATCCCACAAATTTGGAGTGTCCTGACGGGAGATATGAGCCTTGTCGGTCCTCGCCCTCCCTCTCAAGAAGAATTCTCGCAATTCGAAGAATGGCAAAAAAGGAAACTTTCCGTCACGCCTGGAATGACCTGCCTTTGGCAGGTCAATGGTCGCAATGATATTTCGAATTTTTCCGATTGGGCTAAATTGGATCTCGAATATATTGACAATTGGTCGCTTCTTTTAGACTTTAAAATTTTACTCAAAACTATTCCGACAGTCATCTCGGGTCGCGGCGCATCTTAA
- a CDS encoding NAD-dependent epimerase/dehydratase family protein, whose amino-acid sequence MSDYSKYFANKTILVSGGAGAIGSNLCKTLASLKAKKIIILDNLCASPRWNIPSLPNVLFVEGDIRDEVKLKRVFLEEPEVIFHLAAFFANQNSIDHPESDLDVNGVGTLKLLEYARLTKAKRFIYASSGCSIYGSSTPLPLKEDFSSLSLSSPYQITKMLGELYCNFFSNHYEMETVRARFFNSYGPGEVPGQYRNVIPNFVYWALQGKDIPITGTGDETRDFTFVGDIVDGLLRCGSLEKAVGEAFNLASGREIKIADLASQVIELTRSKSKIVFAERRKWDTKKRILASVDKARELLGYEPKTNFDVGLEKTVQWFRENWDLIHKSSSFAPGMSSAVRSVIS is encoded by the coding sequence ATGTCGGATTATAGTAAATATTTTGCGAACAAGACGATTCTTGTCTCTGGTGGAGCTGGGGCTATTGGAAGCAACCTCTGCAAAACCCTTGCCTCTCTTAAGGCAAAAAAAATTATTATACTCGATAATCTTTGCGCAAGCCCCCGTTGGAACATCCCATCACTTCCTAACGTCCTCTTTGTGGAGGGGGATATTCGGGATGAGGTGAAACTGAAGAGGGTCTTTTTGGAAGAACCGGAGGTCATTTTTCACCTGGCCGCCTTCTTTGCGAATCAAAACTCCATTGATCATCCCGAATCTGATCTGGATGTGAATGGTGTCGGCACCCTCAAGCTACTTGAATACGCACGACTGACAAAGGCAAAGAGGTTTATCTATGCCTCTTCAGGCTGCTCGATCTATGGAAGCTCCACTCCCCTTCCACTCAAGGAAGACTTTTCCTCTCTTTCTCTCAGCAGCCCTTATCAGATAACGAAAATGCTTGGTGAGCTATACTGCAACTTTTTCTCTAATCATTACGAGATGGAGACTGTTCGGGCACGTTTTTTTAACTCGTATGGACCCGGAGAGGTTCCTGGTCAATATCGAAACGTGATCCCCAATTTTGTTTATTGGGCACTTCAAGGGAAGGATATCCCGATCACGGGGACAGGTGATGAAACACGCGATTTCACTTTTGTGGGAGATATTGTGGATGGTCTTTTACGTTGCGGGTCTTTAGAGAAAGCGGTCGGGGAGGCCTTTAACCTTGCCTCGGGACGAGAGATCAAAATCGCCGATTTGGCCAGTCAGGTAATCGAATTAACACGATCTAAATCTAAAATCGTTTTTGCTGAACGACGCAAATGGGATACGAAGAAGCGGATTTTGGCCTCCGTCGATAAGGCAAGGGAATTACTGGGCTATGAGCCTAAAACGAATTTCGACGTTGGTCTTGAAAAGACAGTACAATGGTTTAGGGAAAACTGGGACCTGATCCACAAATCTTCGAGTTTTGCACCAGGAATGTCCTCTGCAGTAAGAAGTGTCATTTCCTAA
- a CDS encoding WecB/TagA/CpsF family glycosyltransferase yields MNQGKNRLFGLEFDNLNLEETLEKIDELVHSKKPHMIFTPNVALTVWARKNPFLKEVYDRCDLLLVDGMAIYYASQILGKPCKENVAAFRVFLKLLEEGPKKGYRFYFFGAKEEAVKKAVENTRLKYPGIQIIGYRNGYFKQEEVPGIVQEISNTKPDILFVAMPTPQKEKFVAENLNKMGVPVSLGVGGSFDIVAGLCKQAPHWMTVLCLEWFYRLVQEPRRMWKRYLTTNLVFLRLFFVEFWKKYALLGRPL; encoded by the coding sequence ATGAACCAAGGCAAAAATAGATTGTTCGGTTTGGAATTTGACAACCTCAATCTCGAGGAGACTTTGGAAAAGATAGATGAGCTCGTTCATTCAAAAAAGCCTCATATGATTTTTACTCCCAATGTCGCCCTCACCGTCTGGGCACGAAAAAACCCCTTCCTAAAGGAGGTGTACGACCGTTGCGACCTGCTTTTGGTCGACGGAATGGCAATCTACTATGCCTCACAGATACTCGGCAAACCCTGCAAGGAGAATGTCGCCGCCTTTCGTGTCTTTCTGAAACTCCTGGAAGAAGGGCCAAAGAAGGGTTACCGGTTCTACTTTTTTGGGGCTAAAGAAGAAGCCGTCAAGAAAGCTGTTGAGAATACCCGACTTAAATATCCAGGTATCCAGATTATTGGTTATCGTAATGGTTATTTTAAACAGGAAGAAGTGCCCGGGATTGTTCAAGAGATCTCGAATACAAAACCGGATATCCTGTTTGTCGCGATGCCAACTCCCCAAAAGGAAAAATTTGTTGCGGAGAATTTAAATAAAATGGGTGTCCCGGTTTCTCTCGGTGTCGGAGGCAGTTTTGACATTGTCGCTGGGCTTTGCAAACAAGCTCCTCACTGGATGACTGTTCTATGCCTCGAGTGGTTCTATCGATTGGTCCAGGAACCAAGGCGGATGTGGAAGAGATATCTGACAACTAATCTTGTCTTTTTAAGACTCTTCTTTGTTGAATTCTGGAAGAAATATGCCTTGCTGGGCAGACCATTGTAA
- a CDS encoding terpene cyclase/mutase family protein: protein MNRLSQTKLLFQLVTKDFLSSLLPPRETNGTPLHHDKRLDEAIEWLLRSIRATKGNGSSKGFHLLFGWLPPFPETTGYLIPTLIDYINLTGRHDLESTIEELTNWLIQVQLPNGAIYGGEVGRKIARDEHGKKIPYPEVFDTAMVLEGFIASYKLLKKDTYLQAAKKAADFLVNNQEKDGTWGKVSLDFIPHTYHSRCAWILLEFYELVHDEVYRESARKKLDWVLTCQRENGWFERCFFFKKRPYPITHSIAYTLEGLQAGYQHLRDERYLHSVLKTADKVMKIFEISRRLPAQFNPNWKEIKYFIYSFDCLTGIAQFAMIWFRLYLIMGDERYMNAALNAIDYLACFQDINSDIPEIRGAIKGSFPLYGRYAPIQFPNWAAKFFADALMMRKTIISDYENSHPQPLPKS from the coding sequence ATGAACCGCTTATCTCAAACAAAACTTCTTTTCCAATTGGTTACAAAAGATTTCCTCTCGTCTCTTCTGCCACCGAGGGAAACCAATGGGACACCCCTTCACCATGACAAACGACTGGACGAAGCCATTGAGTGGCTGTTGAGGAGCATTCGGGCAACGAAAGGAAATGGTTCCTCCAAAGGCTTCCATCTACTCTTTGGATGGCTTCCTCCCTTCCCTGAGACGACAGGTTATCTTATCCCGACCCTGATAGATTACATTAACTTAACTGGACGACATGATCTTGAATCAACGATCGAAGAATTAACAAACTGGCTCATTCAGGTGCAATTACCCAATGGAGCCATTTACGGCGGCGAGGTGGGTCGGAAAATTGCGCGTGATGAGCATGGCAAAAAGATCCCCTATCCAGAAGTTTTTGACACCGCGATGGTTCTTGAGGGATTTATCGCAAGTTATAAGCTCCTCAAGAAGGACACATACCTCCAGGCAGCAAAGAAGGCAGCCGACTTTCTTGTGAACAACCAAGAAAAAGATGGTACGTGGGGAAAAGTTTCGTTGGATTTTATTCCTCATACTTATCACAGTCGTTGTGCATGGATTCTTCTGGAATTCTATGAGCTCGTACATGACGAGGTTTATCGCGAATCTGCTCGAAAGAAATTGGATTGGGTCCTCACATGTCAAAGAGAAAACGGATGGTTCGAGAGATGTTTCTTTTTCAAGAAACGTCCCTATCCGATCACTCACTCTATAGCCTATACCCTCGAAGGGCTACAGGCGGGCTACCAACATCTGAGGGACGAACGTTACCTGCACTCTGTCCTGAAAACAGCTGATAAGGTCATGAAAATATTCGAAATTTCTCGACGCTTGCCAGCGCAGTTCAATCCAAACTGGAAGGAAATAAAATATTTTATTTATTCTTTTGATTGCCTGACAGGAATTGCACAGTTTGCCATGATATGGTTTCGTCTTTATCTTATCATGGGAGATGAACGTTATATGAATGCCGCCTTGAATGCGATCGATTATCTAGCCTGTTTCCAGGATATCAATTCTGATATCCCGGAAATCCGAGGAGCGATCAAGGGTTCTTTCCCTCTCTACGGCCGTTACGCACCGATCCAATTTCCCAATTGGGCAGCAAAATTTTTTGCTGACGCTTTGATGATGCGTAAGACAATCATCAGTGATTATGAAAATAGCCATCCTCAGCCGCTACCCAAGAGCTGA